The Amblyomma americanum isolate KBUSLIRL-KWMA chromosome 5, ASM5285725v1, whole genome shotgun sequence genome window below encodes:
- the LOC144134334 gene encoding uncharacterized protein LOC144134334, which produces MAMIGLALKLSKIEGIQHAMYADDVTVWVNQGENDDRGTIAAAVFCLLLLALTGLSTFFVVESISKDEDVSESSDVDGDGSKGDKSQSSHLPDIVVRTSAPSLAVPPRSVRPQTSVPGTSTATTGTASWTNTLSSNRTTPTHFSTTPSTHSMTTQETTLTITSTTARTSFSRTPLATTRMTIPTDTRTNTRVTTRTTQTTMSTTSQTTTPTTTSTTTRPATRSITSTVHQTTTSTNSQTPIQTTTWTTLGLTTHRTTPTTTSTTARPTTQTITSAATQTPTSTTLRMTTLLTNRTTTPKRRTANTRTTTPAATSTTTGSTHGIITSAPTRTTTSAIPRSTTLMTTRPSTLMTSRITIPMTTDITTRPPTRTTTPNTTTQITTSANPLSGGSTSSFGPVTAPTHATVITPGESGGDVPPPPIGPESFRPQLSVATCIHRTQSVNSIQAEDLRQP; this is translated from the exons ATGGCAATGATCGGCCTCGCACTCAAGCTGAGCAAGATCGAAGGTATccagcatgccatgtatgcggatgacGTCACTGTCTGGGTCAACCAAGG GGAGAACGACGACAGGGGTACAATCGCGGCCGCCGTCTTCTGCCTGCTGCTCCTGGCACTCACGGGGCTCTCCACATTCTTCGTGGTTGAATCAATAAGCAAAG ATGAGGACGTCAGTGAAAGCAGTGACGTGGACGGCGATGGCTCGAAAGGGGACAAGAGCCAGTCTAGTCATCTGCCAGACATCGTAGTACGCACTTCAGCCCCTTCTCTCGCAGTGCCGCCACGTTCCGTTCGTCCGCAGACGTCTG TGCCTGGGACTTCTACGGCGACTACCGGCACGGCCAGCTGGACGAATACCTTGTCGAGTAACCGCACTACACCAACACATTTCTCGACGACACCAAGCACACACTCGATGACTACTCAGGAGACTACCCTTACCATCACCTCAACGACGGCCCGAACCTCCTTCTCAAGGACCCCCCTGGCGACCACTCGGATGACCATCCCTACGGATACCCGGACGAACACTCGGGTAACTACCCGCACAACTCAAACCACGATGTCTACAACTAGCCAAACCACGACACCAACAACAACATCGACGACTACTCGACCGGCTACACGAAGCATCACCTCAACAGTACACCAGACCACCACCTCAACGAACTCCCAGACGCCCATTCAGACAACAACCTGGACAACATTAGGATTAACCACCCACAGAACTACACCAACGACCACCTCGACAACTGCTCGGCCAACCACTCAAACCATCACCTCAGCAGCCACCCAAACTCCCACTTCAACGACTCTTCGGATGACCACCCTTTTAACTAATCGCACGACTACACCAAAGAGAAGAACGGCAAATACGCGAACGACGACACCAGCGGCAACCTCTACGACTACTGGGTCGACACATGGAATCATCACCTCAGCCCCCACCCGAaccaccacttcagcgatccccCGGTCGACTACTTTGATGACCACCCGGCCGAGTACCCTGATGACCAGCAGGATAACTATTCCCATGACCACAGATATCACAACCCGCCCGCCGACCCGAACGACTACGCCAAACACGACCACCCAAATCACGACGTCAGCTAATCCACTCTCAG GTGGATCCACCTCGTCATTTGGGCCGGTTACCGCGCCAACTCATGCAACGGTCATTACTCCCGGCGAAAGTGGTGGCGACGTTCCTCCGCCACCAATAGGGCCGGAGTCCTTTCGTCCACAGCTGTCCG TGGCGACTTGCATTCACCGGACACAGTCTGTCAACAGCATTCAGGCCGAGGACCTTCGGCAGCCGTAg